Genomic window (Streptomyces sp. TG1A-60):
GTCGCCTCGCACGAGGGTGGCGAGGCGTGCGTCTGCGACATCTCCGACGTGGGCGTCTCCCAGCCGACGGTGAGCCATCACCTGAAGAAGCTGAAGGAGGCCGGGCTGCTGACCTCCGAGCGGCGCGGCACCTGGGTGTACTACAAGGTCGAACCCTCTGTGGTGGCCGGACTCGGCGGGATCCTCGGCAGCAAGGGCTGAGGATCCCGTACCACCGAGGCCGTCACCGGCAGTGCGGCGGCGCATCCACCGAAGTTCGCCCGGATGTCACCCGCCCCCCGAGGTATCGGCAAGCATCCATGTCTTGTCCGGGGCGGGCGAGGCGAAGGGACTGCGGTGCAGCAGCGACGACGCGGCAGGCGTACAGGCAGGACCGGCATGAGCCGTCCCGGAAGGGACGAGTACGCGGCCGGGGAGAACAGGCGCAGCGAGTCCCAGGCGTGCTGCCAGGCGCCGCCCGGCGTGGACTCGGCGTCCAGGTGGACGAAGTCCACGCCCAGGCGGCGCAGGTGGTAGCCGTTCGGCGAGCCCGGACTGGCCGCCGCCGATCACCACGACGTCCGTCTGCTCGCTCATCGCGCCCGAGCCACCGAGTCGGCCGCACACGTGAAGCAGCGCACGGTACGGGCCGGGGGCTCGTACGGGGCACTCAGCATCGATCCTCCCCGGAGACTGCGGACGTGACGCGGGCGTGGTTCTCGCAGACGCCGGCACCACACTCACGGCAGACACCCACGGCTTCGCTGCTCGCTTCCCGTGCACGGCGATCCAGGCAGTGCGTCAGCGAGCGGCTCCCTCGGTCACCAGCTCGGACGAGCCGAACTTCTTGCGCCAGGCCAGCGACACGTACACCAGCGCGACCAGGACCGGGACCTCGATCAGCGGGCCGACCACACCGGAGAGGGCCTGGCCGGAGGTGACGCCGAAGGTGGCGATGGCGACCGCGATGGCCAGTTCGAAGTTGTTGCCGGCGGCCGTGAAGGCGAGGGTCGCGGTGCGGTCGTAGGCGAGGCCGATGACCTTGCCGAGGGCGAAGGTGCCGAACCACATGACCGCGAAGTACACGAGCAGCGGCAGCGCGATGCGGGCCACGTCCAGCGGCTGCGAGGTGATCGTCTTGCCCTGCAGGGCGAAGAGGATGACGATCGTGAAGAGCAGGCCGTACAGGGCCCACGGGCCGACCTTGGGAAGGAAGTCGGACTCGTACGTCTCGCGCCCCAGCTTCCTCTCGCCGATGCGGCGGGTCAGGAAGCCCGCCAACAGCGGGACGCCGAGGAAGATGACGACGTTGAGGGCGATCTTCCACATGGAGATGTCGAGGTGTTCACCGTCGCCGAGGCCCAGCCAGCCGGGCAGCAGGTCGAGGTAGAGCCAGCCGAGCAGGCCGAACGCCAGTACCTGGAAGACCGAGTTGA
Coding sequences:
- a CDS encoding metalloregulator ArsR/SmtB family transcription factor, encoding MSNIKALPLLEPDAPESVVPCCPPLTERPFTAEEAERTARMFKALGDPVRLRLFSLVASHEGGEACVCDISDVGVSQPTVSHHLKKLKEAGLLTSERRGTWVYYKVEPSVVAGLGGILGSKG
- the arsB gene encoding ACR3 family arsenite efflux transporter, whose protein sequence is MTRTETPATVEESSVVAKLSTLDRFLAVWILIAMALGLGLGRAIPGLNDALAKVEIGGISLPIAVGLLIMMYPVLAKVRYDKLDAVTGDKPLMISSLVINWIVGPAIMFALAWIFLPDLPEYRTGLIIVGLARCIAMVIIWNDLACGDREAAAVLVALNSVFQVLAFGLLGWLYLDLLPGWLGLGDGEHLDISMWKIALNVVIFLGVPLLAGFLTRRIGERKLGRETYESDFLPKVGPWALYGLLFTIVILFALQGKTITSQPLDVARIALPLLVYFAVMWFGTFALGKVIGLAYDRTATLAFTAAGNNFELAIAVAIATFGVTSGQALSGVVGPLIEVPVLVALVYVSLAWRKKFGSSELVTEGAAR